Proteins co-encoded in one Actinomadura luteofluorescens genomic window:
- the lnt gene encoding apolipoprotein N-acyltransferase, with amino-acid sequence MAQETLPDRSPATEPGAAPGAGAPRGRFGRLRRGLRSGGRAGWPRTLLAVAAGLLMWPAFPPIDLTPLAPVGVALLTLAVLGRSARTGAWLAFLAGAAFFVPVLEGISRIGPDGWIILSLVQAAYFLPLGAGIAMVARLPGWPVWTAALWVGEELIRGRVPFGGFPWARLAFSQTATPLTPYASLGGAPLVTFLTALIGGLLACAAVAVHRARSRRARPPEEDAAETPGTRRALIPAAVCLAAVGAVVGGGLLIPTPTEGRPVTVAVVQGNVPRLGLDFLGQRKAVLDNHVKATHELAERVRAGRLAKPELVVWPENASDLDPYTEPDAYTAIDGAVKDIGVPVLVGALTDTPDGEKVENRGIVWDPSTGPGDYYVKRHPVPFGEYLPFRDILTKLITRFERIPRDFAKGDRSGVMGLGPVDIGDVICFEVAYDKEVRDVARGNLLVVQTNNATYGRTSLPPQQIAMSRLRAVEHGRTILVAATSGISAIVAPDGRMVDRSREFVPAVRVAAVPARTARTASDRLGEAPEWALALLGLGAVCAAAWTARKNEGN; translated from the coding sequence GTGGCCCAGGAGACCCTCCCGGACCGGTCGCCGGCGACGGAACCGGGCGCCGCGCCCGGTGCCGGGGCGCCGCGCGGGCGGTTCGGCCGGCTGCGCCGCGGCCTGCGCTCCGGCGGCCGCGCGGGCTGGCCCCGCACGCTGCTGGCCGTGGCGGCCGGGCTGCTGATGTGGCCGGCGTTCCCGCCGATCGACCTCACGCCCCTCGCGCCGGTGGGCGTCGCGCTGCTGACCCTCGCGGTGCTCGGCCGGTCCGCCCGCACCGGAGCCTGGCTCGCCTTCCTCGCAGGCGCCGCGTTCTTCGTCCCGGTGCTGGAGGGCATCTCCCGCATCGGCCCGGACGGCTGGATCATCCTCAGCCTCGTCCAGGCCGCCTACTTCCTGCCGCTCGGCGCCGGGATCGCGATGGTCGCCCGGCTGCCCGGCTGGCCGGTGTGGACGGCCGCGCTGTGGGTCGGCGAGGAGCTGATCCGCGGCCGCGTCCCCTTCGGGGGCTTCCCCTGGGCCCGGCTGGCGTTCAGCCAGACCGCCACACCCCTCACCCCGTACGCGTCGCTCGGCGGCGCGCCCCTGGTCACGTTCCTGACGGCCCTGATCGGCGGGCTCCTCGCCTGTGCCGCCGTGGCCGTCCACCGCGCCCGGTCCCGCCGCGCCAGGCCCCCGGAGGAGGACGCGGCGGAGACGCCCGGGACGCGCCGGGCCCTGATCCCCGCAGCGGTCTGCCTGGCCGCGGTCGGCGCCGTCGTCGGCGGCGGGCTCCTGATCCCCACCCCCACCGAAGGCCGCCCGGTCACCGTCGCGGTCGTCCAGGGCAACGTTCCGCGCCTCGGCCTGGACTTCCTCGGCCAGCGCAAGGCCGTGCTTGACAATCACGTCAAGGCCACCCACGAGCTGGCCGAGCGGGTGCGCGCCGGGCGGCTCGCCAAGCCGGAGCTGGTCGTGTGGCCGGAGAACGCCAGCGACCTGGACCCCTACACCGAGCCCGACGCCTACACCGCCATCGACGGCGCGGTGAAGGACATCGGCGTCCCCGTCCTCGTCGGCGCCCTCACCGACACCCCCGACGGGGAGAAGGTCGAGAACCGCGGCATCGTCTGGGACCCCTCGACCGGCCCGGGCGACTACTACGTCAAGCGGCACCCCGTCCCGTTCGGCGAGTACCTGCCGTTCCGCGACATCCTGACCAAGCTGATCACCCGGTTCGAGCGGATCCCCCGCGACTTCGCCAAGGGCGACCGCTCCGGCGTGATGGGGCTCGGGCCGGTGGACATCGGCGACGTGATCTGCTTCGAGGTCGCCTACGACAAGGAGGTCCGCGACGTCGCGCGCGGGAACCTGCTGGTCGTGCAGACCAACAACGCCACCTACGGCAGGACCAGCCTGCCGCCCCAGCAGATCGCCATGTCGCGGCTGCGCGCGGTCGAACATGGCCGTACGATCTTGGTAGCCGCGACGAGCGGGATCAGCGCCATCGTCGCGCCCGACGGCCGGATGGTCGACCGGTCCCGGGAGTTCGTGCCCGCCGTCCGGGTCGCGGCCGTCCCGGCGCGCACGGCCCGGACGGCGTCGGACCGGCTGGGGGAGGCGCCGGAGTGGGCGCTGGCGCTGCTCGGGCTCGGCGCGGTCTGCGCGGCGGCATGGACAGCCAGGAAGAACGAGGGGAATTGA